The nucleotide sequence tatctatatgatatgctaacttaatgatttaaaacctggaaacacgaaaaacaccgtaaaaccggatttacgccgtcgtagtaacacagcgggctgttttgggttagttaattaaaaactatgataaactttgatttaaaagttgttattctgagaaaatgatttttattatgaacatgaaactatatccaaaaattatggttaaactcaaagtggaagtatgttttcaaaaatggtcatctagacgtcgttctttcgactgaaatgactacctttacaaaaacgacttgtaacttatttttccgactataaacctatacttttctgtttagattcataaaatagagttcaatatgaaaccatagcaatttgattcactcaaaacggatttaaaatgaaaaagttatgggtaaaacaagattggataatttttctcattttagctacgtgaaaattggtaacaaatctattccaaccataacttaatcaacttgtattttatattatgtaatcttgagataccatagacacgtatacaatgtttcgacctatcatgtcgacacatctatatatatttcggaacaaccatagacactctatatgtgaatgttggagttagctatacagggttgaggttgattccaaaatatatatagtttgagttgtgatcaatactgagatacgtatacactgggtcgtggattgattcaagataatatttatcgatttatttctgtacatctaactgtggacaactagatgtaggttactaacgaggacagctgatttaataaacttaaaacatcaaaatatattaaaagtgttgtaaatatattttaaacatactttgatatatatgtatatattgttataggttcgtgaatcaaccagtggccaattcttacttcccgacgaagtaaaaatctgtgaaagtgagttatagtcccacttttaaaatctaatatttttgggatgagaatacatgcaggttttataaatgatttccaaaatagacacaagtacgtgaaactacattctatggttgaattatcgaaatcgaatatgcccctttttattaagtctggtaatctaagaattagggaacagacaccctaattgacgcgaatcctaaagatagatctattgggcctaacaaaccccatccaaagtaccggatgctttagtacttcgaaatttatatcatatccgaagggtgtcccggaatgatggggatattcttatatatatgcatcttgttaatgtcggttaccaggtgttcaccatatgaataatttttatctctatgtatgggatgtgtattgaaatatgaaatcttgtggtctattgttacgatttgatatatataggttaaacctataactcaccaacatttttgttgacgtttaaagcatgtttattctcaggtgaatactaagagcttccgctgttgcatactaaaataaggacaagatttggagtccatgtttgtatgatattgtgtaaaaactgcattcaagaaactgattttgatgtaacatatttgtattgtaaaccattatgtaatggtcgtgtgtaaacaggatattttagattatcattatttgataatctacgtaaagctttttaaacctttatttatgaaataaaggttatggtttgttttaaaaatgaatgcaatctttgaaaaacgtctcatatagaggtcaaaacctcgcaacgaaatcaattaatatggaacgtttttaatcaataagaacgggacatttcaccaaccttgtttcaatctataccttctacttaacggatcttttctttttccttatttccaccaaaaccgaacccaattatagatctcaagtattttggttacttgaaaaagagaaagagaaatatcattttgtatgtgtgtttttgtatctcaagtttctatatattttcaataccaagatttggtattatatagaattaaaattgatacaataatacatataatacaaatataaagattttgaaagattttgaaagatttgcaaaatcaaatctttatataaaataagatttacaactcaaatcaaatcttatttatatcaaatcaaatcttatatattatataaaatatgattatagtacaaatctttatataaaataagatttataaatcaaatcaaatcttatttatatcaaatcaaatcttatatattatataaaatatgatttgcaaaatctaatcaaatctctacatatttagatttgtaaatatatgtacacacataaaaaaaaacttacttaatttattaaaccattaactaatgattaataaattaatttccgattagaaggtatatcaaacaatttacgattggcctttgtgtgtgaccgaataggataaatggacttttattatttaatgtcatgggcatatcttcggaatatatgtaccacggtcaaaccacggtcgaaccatagccaacccgagaacatatttccaacactaACACCCCTATGACATTAGCCGTGACGTAGCGTTAGGGGCCGGCGTCACTTTGACAAATCACATGCAAATGGGTAAGGTAATGCCCGGTTATGTGTGGTCTAATGTATACGAAACTTTTATCATATTTGCTATTACATATTTGCTATTACAGTTCGTTAATAGTTCACCGAGTACATACAATAACAAGGCATGAAAATTTAAATACCTACATAGAATAGCTACACTATAGTAAATTTTGATAGTCCATTCAAACATATTTTTGGCTTTGTATAATTCATTTGCAAAAGTCACGGTATACAAATTAAAAGCATATGTATATCTTTTTTCGAAAATACATCAAATAAATTTGAAGCCATCCAACGATTGTAAAGGTTACATTTGATGTAGAATCTACAAGTCGACTTGATAATACGATTTACTTGTCGAACAAACAACAATTGAAAAGACTGCAAACTACACTGAACCAATACACAACCAACTAAACTAGACCACTGAGGCCACCAACCCCAAGTCAGACCATGAAAACCTGCATATTATTACATCCATATTGACTTTTATTCAAAAATtcaaataaaatttaatattaattgtatttgTAATAACTAATAAAAgatataaacattcatatataacattaacatctaaatatatattttcaaaccTCCCAAATAAGCTAACCAAATTATAATTTTACTTGTATGAACTACAAGATCATATCCACTACCTCTTCATCTTCCTTTTACAAAAACATATGGATCATAGATAAAGAAGTGGGATGAGTACACTCAAGTCATCCATTATATAAAACTTATGTTACTCAATCAACATGGAAAAAGTAAAAACAAGCTGTCTTCCACTTGAATCTTTCGATCCATAAACTTTATATTGTTTAACTTATTTTGGCACCAAATTAGTTGATCTCTGGTCAATCTTGGCAAGCTTAATACTCTTGAAACCAACCTTAATTCGACTTGCGACACAAACATATGTTGATCCAAAATAGTTTCTTGTTGTTTTTGAAACTTTCGAACAATGCAGTTTCCTGTTCGCAACAAGTCCTTAAGCCTCTTGTCCTTCTATAAAGAAAGCGAACACAAAAGGTTTAGAATGTACAAATGTAATTGCATAAAGTACAAGTGATGTAAAAATTGAaccttttgatgaattgttttgaCTTCCATAAAAAGGTCAGAATCTGCAGGGTCTTGAAGATGTGCTTTACTGCCTTGAAGGATTATTGTTAAGAACAAATTGGTGGTATCTTTATCGGTGTGAAGAAATTCCCAAAAAACCGTCATGGATTCTTGAATCATTTTGGCCATTGTCGATGTTGAGACTGCGTCTTCTTTTTTTGCTTGCTTTTCTTTCAAATTGTCATCtgcaataaaaaaaatatataatttcattGCTAATATATTGTCAACAACAAAAACTCACAAAAAGGTCAACTTTTGATTACTAGGAGGGTAAATAAAGATAACACACGTACTAGCTTTACCTAAAAAAAAAACTGATCATAAAGTTGAAAGTTATGTATAATGCATAGAACCTATTGTTATTATTGTGAGCTCAAGTTAGGTTTTGTTTAGACGAGATCGTATGTTTCTGTTGTACTTTTGTACGTTTTAGATGCATAGAACCTCTTAATAACACACATACTAGctttacaaaaaaataataataaaaaaaaaaaaatcatgaagTTGAAAATTGCCCACCATGTATAATGCATAGAACCTCTTTCATCATCTCACTCAAACAAGTAGGCCATTCTTGAAAGATCGAAatggttatatataatataatttatatattaaaattaaacacTTTCTATAGATAATCAGGTAATTTTAAAACAAAAGTTTTTTAGGTCGACCATTACTAAACTCACGCATTGTGACTGTTAATCAACTAGCCTAACCCACCCATTATTCCACTTCCATGTACAATATTTGACTTTCGAAGTTTACCTTTGATGGCTGGAACTTGAAGAAGGCCCCGAAGTGTGCACCGTTGCTTAGTGTAGTTCAAAACTCGAGGGCCTTGAAACAATTCGTCTTCAGTGAATCTTCTAAGAAGAACATGAAACTGTTGAAACTCAATCGCAATTTGATTATAAGATCGGTACCCTTGAGGATCATAAAGTTGTAATTCTTTAGCTTTTTTATATTGCCAATGAAGAATCTCCCATGAAAGACAAGCTTGTCCAACATATACAATTTCTAAATCTTTATGCAATTCGGTGATGGATTTAAGTGTCGGGTCTGCGTAAATTTTTCTTAATTTGCATGGCCATAAACTTGGCATAAGAACTGATTTAATGGCTGAAAGTGACGCGTTTTCTTCAGTGTTCATTTGGTCTGGATGCTTCATTTTCAGAAAATCTATAAAAATCACCGAAAGTTAAATCACAAAATTCATTAATTTGTGTGTAAAATGCATAAAAATTTGTACAATAAGAGTATAAGACTCATGTAAAGTGATGTCATGTAACATGTTAACAACGATAGGGACACCCTAACATATGAAAATGAACATTGTGTCATTATCAATTTGCAAGTTGATACTATCAAGATATCATATAAAACTTTGTTTTATAGATTATTTACTCATTAAACATTACATCAATGCAAAAAACGGAAAATGTATGATAACAAAACTAATATAGAAGGGAAAAACTTTCGTTTTCTCATCTCCCATTACGATACGGTGAAAACGATCACTCATCTTTACAAACACAGTACACATGATAGCTACATACTCAAAGTTGAAAAGGACGCGAGACGAAGACGAATCGGTCACCTTGAAACGTCGAGTCTGTCGAGATggacgttgaccaacgttgactttatagtaTAAATATATCAGATAAAAATATTTCATACCTAAATATTTTAgaaataaataatttacaaaaaagATGATATGGTGTTGGTTCAAATAATAAGATAGGTTTCCCATAATGTTTTTCAGGAATACTATTTACGTCGGTGTTTTTCCCAGCTAAATTTTTGATGGCTTGGTATTTTCTTATACACCATAACAAGGCCagacaaaaagtcaacttttgaccGATGCTGATAAACTTTGACCCGACTTTAAACCATTGCCTGACTTATTTAATGTTTTCTTTCAAATCAGGACGGCAAAAAGATGTTCTAATTAATCTGTGGAGAATATTTAGGAAATATGATAGTCCTAGCTATTAAAATAAGTACAATTGAATCATAGTAGATTACTACAACATAATTGAGATTAAGAAACTTTTGTGACTTTTAACTGCATAAGTgggtataattttataaaaaaccATATATTAAACAAACTAATGAATAATGAATGGACATTTGTAAAAGTAAAATGTAGTGGAGAATAAGTAAAGAAAGTATATGTTGATTGCAATTGACATGAAGATAAATGTACACCATATGACATGAGACCGCATACTAAGAATAGTCATGGGAGAATTTGTAATTTGCTATTTGCATAGAATAAGGATCTTGGTATCATATATTAATGGTCTAAAATATATGGTGACCCACTCCTCAATAAATTCTACAGAAAAAAGATCTTCCATAGAAGAATTTTGGGCAACAAAAAGATACATAATTATTAATTTACTGATTACTGATGGCCtgcaaaaatttattaaatttttcattttaccaataaaagttttatttattattttctttCTGCAATCTGACTGAAGGTTATGTGAAGTAAGAAGACAATAACTTAAACACAAACTTTACTTTAAAGATCGAAAACCTATATATGTTATAAAACAATGTGTACTATTTTAACTTCATGTGAAGATAATAAAAAAATGTGTACTTGTTTAACGTCATGTGAAGTTTAACCCACCTGAACCAAACCTTATATATGTATAATtagcaatttaaaaaaaaaaaatatatttaatcacACATGTTTTCTGATGTTTACGAAATTTTGGGGTTTGGTCAAGTTATATTTCTTAATAATTAAAAGCTTATGTCAACCCAAAAGAATCTTCCTAATTAGAATAATGAAGGTATTATATAGAAATTAGAAATTTAAGACAATTTAAAGGAGGATCATAGAACTTACTGATGGCCTGCAATGTTTGGTAATTCAAGACGTCTAATTTTCGCATTTTTTCGGTGTAACTTTTGTAAAACTTCTGAATTTCAGCCATTTGATCTCTATGTTCCAATTTCTCGTCGATTTTTAGAGGTTTTAAATCTTCTTTCATCTTCGGAGTTTCGGATTCTTCAAGAATAGTAGGAAGACCACCGGTTCTTGAATTCTTCAACTCCATTTTCATTTGACCAATCAACTCTTGATGTTCCAACAacacatcttcatcttcatcatcttcgttTAAATCGAATTCCCATGTTTTCATCTTCACCTCAATTTCTTCCACAATTTTGTTACTTTTCATAATTTCATTTTCTAATACAAGTGGATCGGAATTATGTTGTTCCTTTTCAAGATAAGGTTCGAGTTCAATGAAATCGTCGTCCATTGCTTCTGAAACTGGAGGAATCGTACTTTTTAATTGGCGTGCATCGACAAAATCTGATTCTGGTTGATGATCATCAAGAGAACCGATTTCAATTTCTGGAGAATAATTAAATCCGTAACCTAAACTATCATTTCTCATGAAAAAATCACCCAACCAATTAACCTGCTCTTGTTCCTGCTTTAAATCACCATTTTCACCCAAATTTAAAGTATTTTTCGCCTCTAGTCCCTGTCCTTCATCACAACCAAAATCACCGGTCACAGATTCTGTCACTTTTTCTTCAACACCGATGGAATCTTTATCGGAAATATCGCCCGATTGATAAATCGGACTAAAAGACACCTCCGTTTCATTCAACTCTTTCTGTTCATCTTTCATTCTATCCTCTTGTTTGACTTCCAATTCATCAAAATCTTGACTTTTTACTTTTTCTTTAATGATGAAATCATCATCCTTTATAAAATTATCAACATCTTTTATCAAATCATCATTCTTTAAACCCTCTTCCACAAACAACTCATGAACAGTAAAACTAACTGATTTTGGTTCTACAACAAAACCACCAAAATCTTTAACAGAGACGAATTCATACTTACTCGTATTCGTAATCGGTGCCGACTCATTCTCCGTATAATCATCTCCCTTTTCCCCTGTTTTTGCATCAATTGCATCTTTATAGCTGATCAAATCTTCTTCTTTTACCTGAAATTTGAACCCAAATGTAAATTCAGATttctcttcttcaccaaaacccgaaTCATCGGAGCTTCGAACAGCTCCTTCTTCGTGCTCATTCAAATCCAAAATTCTATCGTGTTCTTTATCATCATCAATTCGTGATCTGCAATAAAATAATGATCTAAGTAGAGCAAAATTAACataatgtaaatttttttttttttttttttttttttaccaaatttgGAACTTTGATGACTTACCCTAACAAGTGTTTGATGATATGCCTGAACGAGCTCAACACCAAATTGCACACCAAAATCCATacaaagctacaaactttcatcaTTGTTTGCATCACCAAATCAGCTGGAAACGAGTCGTAAATGAAATTGAAGTAGGATTTAAGGATAATTAACTTATGGGTTGCCATTTTAACAGTAAATTAGGTTGTAATTTTAATCAATCTTGAAGTAAAGGTGAAAGGGGGGGAGATTATGAGTGTTGAATCAGGGAAAATTGAGAGGAATAGAGAAGAAGACTTGTGTTTGGCGTAAATATGAGCGGCCATAATGGCGAAGATTTTGGGTACAAAATTGAAAAGAGAAttttaatataatgacgcttggggGGAAGAAAGGAAAACTACTTGCTACTTGAATGGAatggaataattattattattattattattaacgagtACTAGAAAATAATTTTTTTAAACACAGAATTTCGAACATTTAAATTTAAATTAGTAATAAATcgattcatttcatttcatttttatatatcaatcattatttatatttatatttatatttatattttaattctaTATTAAATACATGTACAAAATGACGGCAACTAAGAATAGTTTTATacatcctttattcaataataataatataataataataataataataataataataata is from Rutidosis leptorrhynchoides isolate AG116_Rl617_1_P2 chromosome 10, CSIRO_AGI_Rlap_v1, whole genome shotgun sequence and encodes:
- the LOC139871954 gene encoding uncharacterized protein, which translates into the protein MATHKLIILKSYFNFIYDSFPADLVMQTMMKVCSFVWILVCNLVLSSFRHIIKHLLGSRIDDDKEHDRILDLNEHEEGAVRSSDDSGFGEEEKSEFTFGFKFQVKEEDLISYKDAIDAKTGEKGDDYTENESAPITNTSKYEFVSVKDFGGFVVEPKSVSFTVHELFVEEGLKNDDLIKDVDNFIKDDDFIIKEKVKSQDFDELEVKQEDRMKDEQKELNETEVSFSPIYQSGDISDKDSIGVEEKVTESVTGDFGCDEGQGLEAKNTLNLGENGDLKQEQEQVNWLGDFFMRNDSLGYGFNYSPEIEIGSLDDHQPESDFVDARQLKSTIPPVSEAMDDDFIELEPYLEKEQHNSDPLVLENEIMKSNKIVEEIEVKMKTWEFDLNEDDEDEDVLLEHQELIGQMKMELKNSRTGGLPTILEESETPKMKEDLKPLKIDEKLEHRDQMAEIQKFYKSYTEKMRKLDVLNYQTLQAINFLKMKHPDQMNTEENASLSAIKSVLMPSLWPCKLRKIYADPTLKSITELHKDLEIVYVGQACLSWEILHWQYKKAKELQLYDPQGYRSYNQIAIEFQQFHVLLRRFTEDELFQGPRVLNYTKQRCTLRGLLQVPAIKDDNLKEKQAKKEDAVSTSTMAKMIQESMTVFWEFLHTDKDTTNLFLTIILQGSKAHLQDPADSDLFMEVKTIHQKKDKRLKDLLRTGNCIVRKFQKQQETILDQHMFVSQVELRLVSRVLSLPRLTRDQLIWCQNKLNNIKFMDRKIQVEDSLFLLFPC